The Corynebacterium poyangense genome includes a window with the following:
- a CDS encoding YfbU family protein has product MLEHVYEGEYPQLFPNHTDTLNAYECELVWDILDMFRVIHFSVEALGENGWDAIGVENAEWFGRTRESDGCLHGIPS; this is encoded by the coding sequence GTGTTGGAACATGTTTATGAAGGGGAATACCCCCAACTATTTCCCAACCACACTGACACTCTCAATGCATATGAGTGCGAGCTGGTCTGGGATATCCTCGACATGTTTAGGGTAATCCACTTCAGCGTGGAAGCGCTCGGTGAAAACGGGTGGGATGCTATCGGCGTCGAAAATGCCGAATGGTTCGGCAGAACGCGAGAGTCAGATGGCTGTCTACACGGAATACCTAGTTAA
- a CDS encoding PTS sugar transporter subunit IIB, producing the protein MKFMAMCSSGLGSSFMVELNIKNALQELGVNDAEVTHSDLGGASPNDADVFVIGRDLADATDHFPNRVILDSIIDKAELKKKLAAVCQEKGLL; encoded by the coding sequence ATGAAATTCATGGCAATGTGTAGTTCCGGTCTAGGTTCTAGTTTTATGGTGGAGCTAAATATCAAAAACGCCCTCCAAGAATTGGGAGTTAACGACGCTGAGGTAACGCATTCTGATCTTGGTGGCGCCTCTCCGAATGATGCCGATGTTTTTGTCATCGGCAGAGATTTAGCTGATGCCACTGATCATTTCCCCAATCGGGTCATCCTTGACAGCATCATTGATAAAGCCGAACTGAAAAAGAAACTCGCTGCGGTATGCCAAGAAAAAGGACTTCTCTAA
- a CDS encoding replication initiation protein: MSLTSKKHASVIVVDIDISGESGGHPVHLAIDVGWQLAGLVERNIGPAWVGINPLSGKAQALWLIDPAYANPAVGDSRHMRLLAATTQALGEYLGYDPHFSWF; encoded by the coding sequence GTGAGTCTGACCTCGAAAAAGCATGCTTCAGTGATTGTGGTTGATATTGACATATCCGGGGAAAGCGGTGGACATCCGGTGCATCTAGCTATAGATGTGGGGTGGCAGCTTGCAGGGCTAGTAGAACGTAATATAGGTCCAGCATGGGTAGGAATTAACCCCTTGTCAGGCAAAGCTCAAGCATTGTGGTTGATTGACCCAGCATATGCGAATCCTGCAGTAGGGGATTCGCGGCATATGCGGTTGCTTGCTGCAACAACTCAGGCCTTGGGTGAGTATCTCGGGTATGACCCGCATTTTTCATGGTTTTAG
- a CDS encoding PTS sugar transporter subunit IIA, with the protein MAELALPLHRIVVGSHTEWSHAVRSCLSLLEKDGLITSTYSNAVITSIKSGEGLYMDLGYEVLLAHTRPEQGSLGVGLALTVLDSPVLLNGDQRHPIRQIWGLCALDSHSHQELMANFAKVLMNEAIRQKISQATSATEIHDLISQA; encoded by the coding sequence ATGGCCGAGTTAGCTCTCCCCTTACACCGCATCGTCGTCGGCTCTCATACCGAGTGGAGCCACGCTGTCCGTTCGTGTTTATCTCTTCTAGAAAAAGACGGCCTGATCACCTCCACCTATTCCAATGCTGTGATCACTAGCATCAAATCAGGAGAGGGCTTATACATGGATCTAGGATATGAAGTCCTCTTGGCACATACACGGCCTGAGCAGGGCTCACTCGGTGTGGGGCTAGCCCTAACGGTGCTTGATTCCCCGGTCCTCCTTAACGGGGATCAGCGACACCCCATTCGACAAATCTGGGGACTGTGCGCTCTCGACTCTCATTCTCATCAAGAGCTCATGGCAAATTTCGCCAAGGTGCTGATGAATGAGGCTATTCGTCAGAAAATCTCGCAGGCGACTTCGGCTACGGAGATCCACGACCTCATATCTCAGGCCTAG
- a CDS encoding MFS transporter, with product MLFISDLQKIDSVHSRDLYRLRWASIIGSFGNGLTGVVLTIAVASSLGGTGTSVALTSLAVGMLLSFAAGGVHADHGSRVGILVKSDLLRGIANLLVLAGILVDNYASLPLILLGCFTNGMCAGYFRPALASLWAELVPASRLKDVLATNSLVNRISLSLGAATGGIMIAVGLSRWGLVIDAVSFLVTALIVRCVVEPRVMEQKDGVGARKYGDVLSKLNVYAQWSQLMSVSRRSSWLPLWAVTSMIGSICGGVMSVALPLVLVDKYDSTVVGAYQSLGVCALVLGALGAKIYRSPRFPGFGVVFGSLGDYLASGLIALGCPGLWPISAKCASSFASAYSSPFFTHFVSKQFDKTDQGKVFALQTGVSSVLAPVGMALSGIVLKIIEPSDVLLISAIAGMVLSAAPLLKTGILKFDINE from the coding sequence ATGCTGTTTATTTCTGATTTGCAGAAAATTGATTCTGTTCATTCTCGTGATTTGTATCGTCTGCGATGGGCGTCGATAATAGGATCTTTCGGTAACGGATTGACTGGGGTGGTCCTGACAATCGCTGTTGCGTCTTCTTTGGGAGGAACCGGAACTAGCGTTGCTTTGACGTCGTTAGCGGTGGGAATGTTGTTATCCTTTGCTGCGGGAGGGGTTCATGCCGATCATGGATCTCGGGTAGGCATTCTGGTTAAAAGTGATCTGTTGCGAGGCATAGCCAATCTCTTAGTGCTCGCCGGCATTCTGGTAGATAACTATGCCTCGTTACCATTAATTTTGCTGGGGTGTTTTACTAATGGGATGTGTGCTGGGTACTTTCGTCCGGCGCTAGCGTCATTGTGGGCGGAATTGGTTCCGGCGTCCAGGTTAAAAGACGTGCTTGCTACTAATTCTCTTGTTAATAGGATTTCCTTGTCCCTAGGTGCTGCTACGGGCGGCATCATGATTGCTGTTGGTCTTTCCCGGTGGGGACTAGTGATTGACGCTGTGTCTTTTCTTGTGACGGCGTTGATTGTGAGATGTGTGGTTGAGCCCCGAGTTATGGAACAAAAAGATGGGGTGGGTGCTAGAAAATATGGTGATGTCTTAAGTAAGTTGAATGTGTATGCGCAATGGTCGCAGCTGATGAGCGTGTCTCGCCGATCCTCGTGGCTTCCGCTGTGGGCAGTCACCTCCATGATTGGTTCGATATGCGGGGGAGTAATGAGCGTGGCGTTGCCTCTAGTCTTGGTAGATAAATACGATTCCACGGTTGTAGGGGCGTATCAGTCTTTAGGTGTCTGTGCGTTGGTGCTCGGTGCGTTAGGTGCCAAGATATATCGGTCTCCGAGGTTTCCAGGCTTCGGTGTTGTGTTTGGGTCATTGGGTGATTACCTAGCCAGTGGGTTGATAGCGCTGGGATGTCCTGGGCTATGGCCGATAAGCGCTAAATGTGCTTCTTCTTTTGCTAGTGCTTATTCCTCTCCGTTTTTTACTCATTTTGTCTCGAAACAGTTTGACAAAACGGATCAGGGGAAAGTGTTTGCTCTTCAAACCGGTGTTAGTTCTGTTCTCGCACCCGTGGGCATGGCTCTATCCGGCATAGTGCTAAAGATTATCGAACCATCTGACGTGCTTCTTATTAGTGCCATAGCCGGGATGGTGTTGAGTGCAGCCCCGTTATTAAAAACCGGAATCCTGAAATTCGACATTAATGAATAG
- a CDS encoding PTS ascorbate transporter subunit IIC yields the protein MNSILKFFVDVFSQPAVIIGLIALLGLVLQRKSFSDTMKGTIKSFVGFLVLAAGAGLVSDSLEPFGNMFSSVFGVQGVVPNNEAIVGPVLLQYGSTAALIFFFGMIVNVIFARLTNFKYIYLSGHVALYQSAMLAVILIVAGFSPWQAIIIGALAEGVITTISPAVVQPFLHRATGTNDVALGHTGGFGIAFSGWLASITKGNPEHSTETMNVPKNLSFVRDTNVVIMLSMGIIFLVVALIAGPSYVHTQISDGQNYLVWAVMQAGRFTAGVFIILAGVRAVLNEIVPAFQGISQKLVPNSKPALDVPITFTFAPNAVMIGFLSSLVAGILGMIVMGISGLTVIIPGIVAHFMTGGASGVIGNAVGGRRGAIIGAFGNGVFITLVPFLLLPVLGEIGNASSTFGDSDYGVIGLYVGWLNMGLGQLGILAGVLVAVAGVFLSSWWIGRKEAATSTTE from the coding sequence ATGAACTCTATTCTCAAGTTCTTTGTTGATGTTTTTAGTCAACCAGCGGTCATTATCGGTCTTATCGCTCTTTTGGGGTTGGTTCTTCAGCGAAAGAGCTTTTCAGACACCATGAAAGGAACCATTAAATCCTTCGTAGGCTTTTTGGTTCTCGCAGCTGGCGCCGGACTTGTATCTGATTCCCTTGAGCCGTTTGGAAACATGTTCTCCAGCGTATTCGGGGTGCAAGGTGTCGTCCCCAACAATGAAGCCATTGTTGGCCCCGTGTTGCTGCAATATGGCAGCACCGCCGCCTTGATTTTCTTCTTCGGAATGATCGTTAATGTTATTTTTGCCCGGCTGACGAACTTCAAATACATCTATCTATCCGGTCACGTAGCCTTATACCAATCTGCCATGCTGGCCGTGATTTTAATTGTGGCCGGATTCAGCCCCTGGCAAGCCATCATCATCGGCGCCCTAGCAGAAGGCGTTATCACAACTATTTCGCCCGCTGTAGTCCAGCCGTTCTTACATCGCGCCACAGGAACCAACGACGTCGCTCTCGGCCACACCGGAGGTTTTGGCATAGCTTTTTCTGGCTGGCTCGCCTCAATCACCAAAGGGAACCCAGAGCATTCAACCGAAACCATGAATGTCCCCAAGAATCTATCCTTTGTCCGAGACACCAATGTCGTCATCATGCTATCGATGGGCATAATTTTTCTGGTGGTAGCACTCATCGCCGGCCCTAGCTATGTTCACACCCAGATTTCTGACGGGCAAAACTACCTAGTCTGGGCGGTCATGCAGGCAGGTCGATTCACCGCCGGAGTATTTATTATTCTGGCTGGTGTCCGCGCAGTCCTCAATGAAATCGTCCCTGCATTTCAAGGGATTTCTCAAAAGCTCGTGCCGAATTCCAAGCCGGCCCTGGATGTTCCCATTACGTTCACCTTTGCCCCCAATGCGGTGATGATCGGCTTTTTGTCCTCACTGGTTGCCGGGATTCTTGGAATGATCGTTATGGGGATAAGCGGATTAACCGTCATCATTCCAGGAATTGTTGCTCACTTTATGACTGGTGGCGCCTCCGGAGTAATCGGCAATGCCGTCGGTGGCCGCCGCGGCGCTATCATTGGTGCGTTTGGAAATGGGGTGTTTATCACCCTGGTTCCGTTTCTTTTGCTCCCCGTCCTCGGCGAAATCGGCAACGCTTCGTCCACTTTCGGTGACTCCGACTACGGAGTCATTGGCCTCTACGTAGGTTGGCTGAATATGGGGCTAGGACAGCTCGGTATCCTCGCTGGCGTGCTTGTCGCCGTCGCAGGGGTGTTTCTTTCTTCCTGGTGGATAGGCCGGAAAGAAGCTGCGACGTCCACGACCGAATAG
- a CDS encoding YfbU family protein, translating into MPNGSAERESQMAVYTEYLVKNGRWTEQEELIREGTNSHRQMLPTYQVMLGAFKPIWREAVRGSSTRRRALLSQRSRSTKNPARRPRHTV; encoded by the coding sequence ATGCCGAATGGTTCGGCAGAACGCGAGAGTCAGATGGCTGTCTACACGGAATACCTAGTTAAGAACGGCCGGTGGACTGAACAAGAAGAACTCATAAGAGAAGGAACAAACTCCCACAGACAAATGCTTCCGACTTATCAAGTCATGCTCGGAGCTTTCAAACCAATATGGCGCGAAGCAGTACGCGGAAGCAGTACGCGGAGGAGGGCGCTCCTATCTCAGCGCTCAAGATCTACGAAAAATCCTGCTCGCCGCCCCAGGCACACGGTGTGA